GCCAAGGCCACTATTCCGGAGGACGCCGCCGAAATCGAGGAGCAGGTCGTCGCCTATCGCGCCGAACGGCAGCGGCAGAAGGACGAGGCGGCGGCGGCCGCGCGCGCAAAACTGGCGGCGGCAAAATTCTGGGAGAATTGGAAAGGCGAGGGGCAGATCGGCGCGTCGCACAGTAGCGGCAACACCAGCTCCGCCGGCCTCAGCGCGGGCCTTTCGCTCGCGCGCAAGGGGATCGACTGGACGCACAAGCTGCGCGCGCAGGCCGATTACCAGCGCACGAACGGCAAGACGTCGGTCGAACGCTACCTGGCCGAGCTCGAACCGCAGTACCGGATCGATGAGCGTACTTTTGCTTATGGCCTTACCCGCTGGGAACATGACCGGATCCTCGGCTATGACACGCGCTGGAACCTGTCGGGCGGGCTTGGCTACAAGGTGGTCGACAACAAGAAGATGACGCTGAGCCTGAAAGGCGGCCCGGCGTTTCGCCAGACCGACTTCATCGATGGCAGCAACGATACCGAATTGACCGCGCTCGCGGGGCTGGATTTCGGTTGGCAATTGTCGCCGACGCTGCGGCTGACGCAGGTCGCCTCGACGATTATCGGCACGACCAACAGCTCGACCAACTCGCAAACCGCGCTCAACGCCAAGCTGACCGGCGCGCTGTCGGCGCGCATCGCCTATTCGGCGCAGATCGACACCAGTCCGCCGCCGGGGATCGAAAGCGTCGACACGCAGACGCGCTTCACTTTGGTCTACGGCTTTTAATCGAAGGCGTTCGCGCTGCCGATCCGCTCGCCCTCGGCGAGCAGGCCGACGCCGGGGACATGGTTGAATTCGATGCGGATGCCGTCGGGGTCTTCGAACAGCACCGAATAATAGCCCGGTGCCCACGGCTCCTCCTGCGGCGCATGGACGATATGGATATCGTCACGCGCCGCCAGAAACGCATGCACCGCGTCGATCGCGGCGCGGTCGCGCATCCGGAAACAGGCGTGATGCAGCCCCGGTGCGCCCTGATCGAAACGCTTGCCGGCATTTTCGGGGCTGCCGGTGCGGATACCGATCGCGGTGCGCCCGCCGACGCCATAGAGCATATGCTCGCTGTCGAGCACGAGCTTCAATTCGAGATAGGCGATCATTGCGCGCCAGAAGGCGGTCGATCGTTTGAAGTCTCCTGCGGTCAGGATGACGTGCGCGACGCCGTTGAGGTCGCTCATTTGATCGCCGCGAGGACATAGAGGAATTCGGCGAAACCCATCGTCGCGTCGACCAGCCCCGCGACCTTCGGATTGATCGAATCGATCAGATAATATTCGTCGGGGGCGTGCGCGCCCGATCCGTGGCCGATACCGAAATGCGCGGCGGGGATCGACACCGGCGGCGCGGTGAAGGTCGAGCCCGGCCAGCTGCCCGCCATGCGCGGGTTGACGCTCGTCGCGACGCCGAGCCTTTTATAGCTCGCGAGTTCGGAGCGGACGAGGCGGCTGTCCTCGGCGACCTCGGTCGGGTCGTAACCGCCCGAGACATTGATCTCGACATCGGTGAAGCCATGCTTGTCGAGATGCGCGCGGAGCTTCTTCTCGGCCTCGGCGCGCGTCTGGTTGGGGACGAGGCGGAGGTCGAGTTTGGCGACCGCGCGGCCGGGCAGGATCGTCTTGCCGCCGGGGCCGGTATAGCCCGCGACGAGTCCCTCGATATTGACCGTCGGTTCCTGCGCGAGGCGGATCAGCGCGTCGTCATAGGTCAGATTGTCGATCCAGTGGGTGATGCCGAGCGCCTGTTTCTGCGCGGCTTCGTCGCCCGCCTTCGCGGCTTCGCGGATCAGCGTCTTTTCGCGCTCGGTCAGCGGGCGGACATTTTCGTACCAGCCCTCGATCGCGGGCTTGTTGCCGTCGGGGGTGACGAGCGTCTGAAGCGCCTGCACGAGGCGCCATGCCGGCGAATCGACCATGGCTTTGAGGCTCGAATGGACGTCGCCCTTCGGCCCGCGGCCCCATTTCTCCCCGCTCGCGACGAGTTCGAGTTCGATGATGCCTTTGGAGCCGAGATTGACGGTGACGTTGCCGGTCTTGCCCTGCGAGGCGAAGGGGATGAAGATGCCTTCGCACTTCTTCAAAGCGGCGAGAATTTTGGGCTTGGTCGCGATCTGGCGAAAGTGCGGCGAGCCGATTTCCTCCTCGCCCTCGCACACGAGCACGATGTTCACCGGCAGCTTGCGTCCGGCGGCGCGGATCGCGTGGAGTGCGGCGAGAAAACTCGCCTCGGGGCCCTTCTGGTTGACCGCACCACGACCCATGATCGCCTGTCCGAACCCGGGGCGATCGACCATCTTGCCTTCGAGCGGTGGCGACGACCATTCGGCCGGGTCGAACTGTTTGACGTCGTACATGAAATAGATGCCGAGCGTTCGGGCTGCGCCGGCATCGATCGTGCCGAACACGCCCGGATGGCCGTCGGTGGGGACGATCTCGACATTGGTGAAGCCCGCATCTTTCGCGAGTTCGGCCATATAGGCCGCGCCCTCGGTCATGTTGCGGTTCTCGGCGGCGATCGAGGGGAGCGCGATCCAGTCGCGGATACGCTTGATCGAGGCGGCCTTGCCGGCCTCGGCGGCCTTGCGGATATCCGCCATGCTGCCCGACTGCGCCCAGAGCGGAATGGGCTGCATGAACGCCGCGCCCGCGCCGAGCATCGCGGTGCCGCGAATCATGTCGCGGCGGTTCAGCTTGTCGACGTTACGGAAATCCATGCTGCGTCCCCTGGCTGTTTATGTAGTGCAGGAGTGTTCTTCAAATTGAAGGGGATGGCAAGGACGCACCGGCGAGACCCCCGGCCTTCAGCCTCTGGCCGAAGTTTATCCCGAACGCCTGCAAGGCAGTCGAGGGGGGTGACGTTGGAGGAGAGGCGTAGCGCTACGCCTTCTCCAGCAGTCCCTCGTCCGAGATCCTTTTCTTCCACACCAGTGGCGCGTTGACGTGGACATTCTGGCCTTCGCTGTCGACCGCGACAGTCACCGGGAAGTCGCTTACCTCGAACTCGTAGATCGCCTCCATGCCAAGGTCGGCGAAGCCGACGACCTTGCTGCCCTTGATCGCGCGCGCGACGAGATAGGCCGCGCCGCCGACGGCCATCAGATAGGCGCTCTTGTGTTTGGCGATCGATTGCGTTGCGGCGGGGCCGCGTTCGGCTTTGCCGACGCAGGCGAGCAGGCCCTGACCCAGCATCATTTCCATGAACTTGTCCATGCGCGTCGCGGTCGTCGGACCCGCGGGACCGACGATTTCCTCGCCGACCGGGTCGACCGGGCCGACATAATAGATCACGCGGCCCTTGAACTCGACCGGCAGCTGCTCGCCCTTCGCGAGCATGTCGGCGATCCGCTTGTGCGCGGCGTCGCGGCCCGTGAGCATCTTGCCGCTCAAGAGCAGGCGGTCGCCCTGTTTCCAGCTGGCCACTACTTCAGGGGTCAGATTATCGAGATCGACGCGGATCGCCCCCTTGTCGGGCGCCCAGTCGATCTGCGGATAATCGGAGAGCACCGGCGGTTCGAGGAAGGCGGGGCCGCTGCCGTCGAGCGTTACATGAGCATGTCTTGTCGCGGCACAGTTCGGGATCATCGCGACGGGCTTCGACGCCGCGTGCGTCGGCCAGTCGGCGATCTTGACGTCGAGCACGGTCGCGAGGCCGCCGAGACCCTGCGCGCCGATGCCGAGCGCGTTGACCTTTTCATAGAGTTCGATGCGCAGTTCCTCGGTCGGGTTCGACGGGCCGCGCGCGAGCAGCTCGGTCATGTCGATCGGGTCCATCAGCGACTGTTTGGCGAGCAGCATCGCCTTTTCGGCGGTGCCGCCGATGCCGATGCCGAGCATGCCCGGCGGGCACCAGCCGGCGCCCATCTGCGGCACCATTTCGAGCACCCAGTCGACGATCGAATCCGACGGGTTCATCATCTTGAACTTTGACTTGTTCTCGCTGCCACCGCCCTTCGCAGCGACGTCGATCACGACCTTGCTCCCCGGCACCATCTCCACGTTGAGCACCGACGGCGTGTTGTCCTTGGTGTTCACGCGGCTGAACGCGGGGTCGGCAAGGATCGAGGCGCGAAGCTTGTTTTCGGGGTGGAGATAGGCCTTGCGCACCCCCTCGTCGACGACCTGCTGCAGGCTGCGCGGACTGTCGAGGCGGCAATCCATGCCCCATTTGATGAAGACCGTGACGATGCCCGTATCCTGGCAGATCGGGCGGTGCCCCTCGGCGCACATGCGGCTGTTCGACAAAATCTGCGCCATCGCGTCCTTTGCGGCGGGCGAGACTTCGCGTTCATAGGCCGCGCCCAGCGCGCGGATATAGTCCATCGGATGGAAATAGCTGATGTACTGGAGCGCGTCGGCGATCGTTTCTATGAGGTCGTCTTCGCGGATGATCACGGTGTTCATGTGCAGCCTTTCGCCCTTTTTCGGGATTCGCGGGCTTCCTAGACCTGCATTGCCGGAGTGGAAAGGGGGTCAGGTGCGGCGGCGGCCGAAGACGCGGCGGGCGGGCGGCGCGGCATCAGGGATGGCGGATGCGGGCGCCGTATTGCCGAAATCGACGAGCGGGCGTTTGCGCGCCGCGGCTTGCCAGCTGCCGGCCGCCGCCAGCGCGAGGAGGAGGAGCCAGCCGCCCGCAGCCGACGGGATCAGCGCCCAGGCGAAGGCGGCGGGGGTGACGATCGCCATCGCGGTGGGGATGGCGGCGAGGATCGCGAGCGTGCCGAACAGCGCCCACCAGCGCCCGAGTTGCGTCGCGGCGGCGCCGATCACGACATTGGTGAGGCTAAGCAGCAGGAATTTGGCGGCGACGGGGTATGGAAGGCTCGCCATCGCGGGCGAATAGTCGCCGAGCGTGAAGGCGGCCTGGATGTCGAAGAGCAAGTAATTCTCCCACGCGTCGCACAGCGCCGCGGCGACCGGCAGCACCGCGGCGGCGAGCAGCGCGCGATGCCGGAGCTCGCGCCACAAGGCAATGCAGCCGCTGACGAGAAAGCCCGCGTAGAGGAGCATATAGAGATAGTCGCGCTCGTTGCCGGTGCGCATCGCGGCGAGGCGCGTCACCTGCTGCGGGTCGGTGAAGAAACCGAAGATCGCTTCGAGGTCGGACTGGCTGCCCGCGAATTCGAACGCCAGCACCGGGGGGCCATAGCCGGGGGCGATATCATGGCCGGCCTGCGGGAAGACCTGTGTCAGATAGAGGCCGAAGAGCAGGGTCGCGATCCCGAACGCCAGCGTCCAGACCCACGCGCGCGTCGGCGCGGCCGGGCGCGCGTGCTGCGTCTCGATCCAATGCTGAAGCCCCCCGAACATGCTCTAACCGTCCGTGGGAGCGCGGCGGCTCACCTTATTGGCACTCGGCGCATTTGCCGCGCACCTCGATCACCGGGCGTTCGGCAGCGAAGCCGGTGGCGTTCGCGGCGGCGCGGACCCCGGTCGACAGCTTGTCGTCGTCGACATGCACCGCGGTGCCGCAGCTGTCGCAGATCAGGAAGATGCAGTCGTGGAGGCAGCCGGGATGGCTGTTCGCGACGAAGGCGTTTGCGCTCTCGACCCGGCGGACGAGGTTGTTTGCGACGAACAGGTCAAGGATGCGGTAAACGCTGTTCGGTGCGACGCGCTTGCCGCGCTTCTGCGACACGATATCGGCGATTTCATAGGCGCTCGCAGGCTTGCCGATTTCGGCGACCGCGTCGAAAATCTCGGCGCGCATGTCGGTCCACGCTTCGCCCGCGCCTTCGAGCGCGGTCTGCGCTGCCTTGGCGAGCGAGGCGCCGCTGGCCTCGACGTGCGGATGATCATGCTTGCCCATTGGCTATTCCTCGGGCGCGGATAATCCCGCGCTAACTATCATCCAATGTAGGCTCTTTATGGGGTCCCCGCAAGCCGCGGACCGGTCCGTTTCGGCGGACGCGTCAGTGGCGGGCGCGACGGTTGAGATCGTGGCCGAGCGCGACGACCGCAACGCCGATCATCGTCGCGATGACTTCGCTGCCGTCGTGCGGCCGCGACAGCGCGCCCGCCATCATGCCGAGCCCGAAGCTGCCGACCGCGAAGGGCATCATATAGCCATGGCTGAGCACACCCGAGACGAGCGTGATCAGCGCGAAGCCGATCGCGATGACGAGGCCGATCTCGTGGAACAGGTGATTGTCGAGGAAGACGCCGCCGACCGAGGCGATCGAGGCGAAGAAAATCGTCGTCGCGAGACAGTGGACGAGGCAGAGCCCCGACAGCCCCATGGCAAGCTGGTCACCCGACAGCGACGTCAGCGGCCGCGAATCGCGCGCAGCCCGGACCAGCGCGCCGAGGCGCGTCAGGACAGGGGCAGGGCTGGCGACATGGGTCACCCGATTCTCCGATGAAGCAATTGCGAGAGTTGATATGGCATAACATGACAGAGGTTACAATGTCTCATTGCTGGGCATGAAACATCGCCATTTTTGGCAGGCACGGCCGACGCCGGAAAAATTTACGCAGTCTATTGCGCAATTACCTGCATAAATCTATTTGATGAGTATGAACCAGCGCGATTTCTACGATAACCCGGTCATTCAGAAAGCCTATACGGCCAAAAAGCTGCTCGATCTGGCATTTCTGATCCAGAGCCAGGTGACCGAGGTTTACGCCCACAAAGGCATGATCTTTCCGGTGAGCTGCTCGTCCACCCTGCTTTTCCTCAGCAAGCGGGGGCCGGCGTCGGTGACCGAAGTGGCGCGCGCGCTGCGGCATCCGCATCAAACGGTCGCGCAACATATCGCGACACTCCGAAAGCTGCACATCATCGACAAACGCGCCGACGAAGCCGATCGGCGCCGCATCGAATATGTGCTGACCGATGTCGGCACCGCGCAGGCCGGCCTTCTCGATGCGTACAACATGGAGGCTGCCGAGGTCTTCGAGCGGCTGAACCGCGATATCGGCACCGACCTCGGCGATGTGCTCGACATCGCCATCGCCGCCCTCAGCCGCCAGACCATGGCCGACCGCTTTTGGGATTTGTTCGAGCTGGGTTCTGCGAAATGATGAAAAAACTGCTCAGCTTCCTTCTTGTCCTTGTCGTCGCCGCCATCGGCTATTGGTTTGTAGCGCCACGGCAGCCGGTGATTTCGGACGCGGCAACAGGCTTCGAAGGCTTTGCAACAGCGCTGATCGACGAACAGGCGATCCCCGGCCTCGCGATCGCCGTCGTGAAGGACCGGAAAATCGTTCACATGCGGGGTTATGGCTTCGCCGACCTTCGCTCGCGCAAGCCGATGACACCCGACACGCCGATGAACATCGCCTCGATCAGCAAACCGATCCTGGGCATCGTCCTGTTGCAATTGCGCGCTAAGGGACGGCTGGATCTGGATGCCGATATCAACGGCCTGCTGCCGTTTCGTGTCGAGAATCCCCACGCTGGGGGGCGCCCGATCACTATCCGCCAATTGGCGACGCACACGTCGAGCATCGCCGACTATTATGACACCGCAGATTATCAGGCCGGCGCGGATTCACCGAAGCCGCTGACCATGCATCTGCGAAGCCTCCTGTCGCCCGGAGGTGCCCAATACGACGGAGGCGCCCATTATCTCGATGCGAAGCCCGGGACGGTGCGCGAATATAGCAACCTCGGCGCGGGCGTTGCGGGGGCGGCCGCCGAGCGCGCGGGCGGCGCGCCGCTCGCTGCGTTGGCGCGAGACAATATATTTGAACCGCTGGGAATGACGAACAGTTCATGGTTGCTCGCGGACTATCCAGCCGGCAAGCTCGCGACCCGGTACGAGGTGTATCAATGCCTTCCTTACACCAGCCTTTGCGCGAGCACCAGGGAGCCCAAGCGCAATTACCTGATCGGCAAGATATTCCGTCCGGCGCGCGCGGATCGCCGCATCGAACCCTATCCGCAATTCGGCAATCCCAATTATCCCGATGGCGGAGTGAACGCATCGGCGCGCGATCTGACGCTGCTGGCGCAAAGCCTGTTGGCAGGGGGCAAGACGGGCAGCGGCCGGCTGCTTTCGCCTGCCTCGTTCGACGAGATGCTGAAGCTACAGCTGCCGCCCAGCATCGACGGCCGGCAGCGGTTCTTCTGGCGTGACCGCGACGGGATGACCGGTCATGCCGGATCGGACGAAGGGGTTTACACCAGCTTCTATTTTGACAGGGCAAAGGGCGACGCCATCGTCGTGCTGATGAACCGCACACCGGACCTGGAGACCGAGAATGCGATGGCCCGCCTGTTTGCGCGCATCAAGACCGACCTGTTGCGCCGATAGGCACGGCGAAGCCGAAAGAGGCGCTATCCGCCCGCAACGCCTTCCGGTCGAGTTTGCCGATCATCGTCTTGGGCAGGTTCAGCCGCACCTCGACTTCCTTCACCCGCTCATGCTTGCCGAGCTGGGGGTTGAGCCAGGCGGCGAGCGCTTCGCCGCTGACGTCGAAACCGTCCTCGAGTGTCACGAACGCTTTCGGCGCCTCGCCGCGATAGGCGTCGGGAACGCCGAGCACGATCGCTTCCTTGACCGCGGGATGTTCATGGAGATGCGCTTCGATCACGCTCGGATAGACCTTGAACCCGCCGACCGCGATCATGTCCTTCAGCCGGTCGACGATGCGGATATAACCGCCCTCTTCGACCACCGCGACATCGCCGGTGCGCAGCCAGCCGTCGTCGGTGAAGCTGTCCCTGTCGGCGTCGGGGCGGTTCCAATAGCCCTGCATGATCTGCGGCCCCTTGACCGCGAGTTCGCCGGGCTCGCCGTCGGGTGCGTCCTTGGTCGGGTCTTCCTTGTCGAGCAGCCGGATGTGCGTCGCCGGGATCGGCTGGCCGATCGTGCCCGGGCGCACCGGGCCTTCATAAGGGTTGGTCGCGACGACGCCCGAGCTTTCGGTGAGGCCATAGCCCTCGACGAGCGACGCGCCGGTCGCGGCGATGAATTTCTCGCGCAGCTCGGCGGGCATCGGCGCGCCGCCCGAGATGCAGACGCGCAGGCTGGAGAAGTCGGTGGCGGCGAGCGACGGGTGATCGAGCAGCGCCTGGTACATTGTCGGCACGCCGGGCAGCGCGGTGGTTTTCGTCCGCGTGATCGCCTGAAGCGCCTGTTTCGCGTCGAAGCGCGGCAGCATCGTGATCGTGCCGCCGTTGAGTATCGTCCGGTTGAGCACGCAGGTGTTCGCGAAGACGTGGAAGAAGGGGAGGACGCCGAGGATGCGGTCCTCGGCATCATGGTCGGGGTCGATCGCGTTCACCTGCCGCGCGTTGGCGGTGAGATTCTGGTGCGTCAGCTTGGCGCCCTTCGGCGTCCCCGTCGTGCCCCCGGTATATTGGATGAGCGCGATGTCCTTTTCGGGATCAATCGCGACGGGGTCGGGGCGGCCGTCATTGTCGGTCAGCGCGGAAAAGCGGATGACGCGCGGATCGGCGGGAAGCGGCGCGACCTCGCTGCGCTTGAACAGGCGATAGAGCACCGATTTCGCCGCCGGCAAACCGCCCGCGACCGATCCGACGACGAGGCGTTTGAGGCTCGACCCGTCAAGCACTTTCAAGGCGGTGGGGAGGAGCGCGGTGGCGCTCAGCGTGAAGAGCGTGTCGGTGCCCGAATCCTCGACCTGCGCCTCAAGCTCGGCGACCGTATAGAGCGGCGAGAAGTTCACGACGGTCGCGCCCGCCATAAGCGCGCCATAATAGGCCGCGACATAATGCGGGACGTTGGGGAGGAAAAGGCCGACGCGGCTGTCCTTGCCGAGCCCCAGCTGCTGGAGCCCGCGCGCGACGCGCGCCGCGCCGCGCGCGACCTCGGCATAGCCGAACTCGCGGCCCAGAAAGTCGAGCATCGGCGCGTCGCCTTTTCGCGCCACGCTGGCGGCGAGCATGTCGGGGAGCGAGAGCGGCGGAAATTCCTGGTCCCAGGCCGTCGGATGGTGATAATCGGTCGACCAGGAAAAGCGGCTGTCCATCGCGGGCGGGATCCTCTCGAATGTTGTTCGGCTTCCTGACACTAGGGTCAGTAAGCGGCGACCGCAACCGGGCTCGCTTGCGGCGCGGCGCCGCTGCGGCTAGGCAGCGCATATTGTTCTCGCCAGGGGTTTTTGCCATGCTGCAGCTGTCACCGCGCGTCGCCGCGCCGCTCGTCCTTCTTGCCGGCGCGCTCGCCGTTCCGGCCGTGGCGAAGGACAAGCTGCCCTCCGAACGCCCGGCGCAGATCCAGGAACTCTACGCGTGCCGCGATATCGCCGATGCGGCGGCGCGGCTCGCCTGTTTCGACCGCGAGGTCGGCGAATTGTCGAGCGCCGACCAGGCGCGCGAAATCACCTTTACCGACCGCGAAACGGCAAAAAAGGCACGGCGCGGCCTGTTCGGTTTTTCCTTTCCCAAACTCGGCGGAATTTTCGGCGGCGACGAGGATGAGGTCAAGGAGATCGAAACGACGATCCGCTCGGTGAGCATGGACCGCTCGGGCAAATATACGCTGGCGATGGAAGATGACGCGGTGTGGACGCAGATCGACACGACGCGGCTGCCGCGCCAGCCCAAGGCGGGGCAGAAGGTCAAGATCAAGGTCGCGACGATGGGCAGCTATTTCGCGTCGATCGAGGGCGGCCGCACGATCCGCATGAAGCGCGACCGCTGATCGCCGCCGGCGCGCGATCGACCGTGAGATAGCCATGGCGGGCGGCGACGCGATCCCCGTTCCGGGGCCGGGCTGTCCGCCCTTTGTGCTGCTCGACGATGCACGCGCCGAGGGCGCGGCGGCGGCGCGGCTGTTCGTCGAGCCCGTCGAGATACTCACCGCCTGCTCCGCCGCGGATGTACCGGGCCTGCTTGCGGCGCTGGAAAGCGCGCAGAGGCGCGGGCTCCATG
This DNA window, taken from Sphingopyxis sp. PAMC25046, encodes the following:
- a CDS encoding DUF481 domain-containing protein, which codes for MTALPRLAALCLPLVFAVVPSHAAQEPADPAQPEPLEINPLLVDPVVAAPLPVVLVPPDPPLPDALRAMIDAAFASGDNDDVEAVAKFARQTHPANIGEIDALLAYYRSGHPPDVPFNPVRNMLAAAMASGRDADVEAVAKLAKATIPEDAAEIEEQVVAYRAERQRQKDEAAAAARAKLAAAKFWENWKGEGQIGASHSSGNTSSAGLSAGLSLARKGIDWTHKLRAQADYQRTNGKTSVERYLAELEPQYRIDERTFAYGLTRWEHDRILGYDTRWNLSGGLGYKVVDNKKMTLSLKGGPAFRQTDFIDGSNDTELTALAGLDFGWQLSPTLRLTQVASTIIGTTNSSTNSQTALNAKLTGALSARIAYSAQIDTSPPPGIESVDTQTRFTLVYGF
- a CDS encoding VOC family protein yields the protein MSDLNGVAHVILTAGDFKRSTAFWRAMIAYLELKLVLDSEHMLYGVGGRTAIGIRTGSPENAGKRFDQGAPGLHHACFRMRDRAAIDAVHAFLAARDDIHIVHAPQEEPWAPGYYSVLFEDPDGIRIEFNHVPGVGLLAEGERIGSANAFD
- a CDS encoding M20/M25/M40 family metallo-hydrolase — its product is MDFRNVDKLNRRDMIRGTAMLGAGAAFMQPIPLWAQSGSMADIRKAAEAGKAASIKRIRDWIALPSIAAENRNMTEGAAYMAELAKDAGFTNVEIVPTDGHPGVFGTIDAGAARTLGIYFMYDVKQFDPAEWSSPPLEGKMVDRPGFGQAIMGRGAVNQKGPEASFLAALHAIRAAGRKLPVNIVLVCEGEEEIGSPHFRQIATKPKILAALKKCEGIFIPFASQGKTGNVTVNLGSKGIIELELVASGEKWGRGPKGDVHSSLKAMVDSPAWRLVQALQTLVTPDGNKPAIEGWYENVRPLTEREKTLIREAAKAGDEAAQKQALGITHWIDNLTYDDALIRLAQEPTVNIEGLVAGYTGPGGKTILPGRAVAKLDLRLVPNQTRAEAEKKLRAHLDKHGFTDVEINVSGGYDPTEVAEDSRLVRSELASYKRLGVATSVNPRMAGSWPGSTFTAPPVSIPAAHFGIGHGSGAHAPDEYYLIDSINPKVAGLVDATMGFAEFLYVLAAIK
- a CDS encoding fumarate hydratase, producing the protein MNTVIIREDDLIETIADALQYISYFHPMDYIRALGAAYEREVSPAAKDAMAQILSNSRMCAEGHRPICQDTGIVTVFIKWGMDCRLDSPRSLQQVVDEGVRKAYLHPENKLRASILADPAFSRVNTKDNTPSVLNVEMVPGSKVVIDVAAKGGGSENKSKFKMMNPSDSIVDWVLEMVPQMGAGWCPPGMLGIGIGGTAEKAMLLAKQSLMDPIDMTELLARGPSNPTEELRIELYEKVNALGIGAQGLGGLATVLDVKIADWPTHAASKPVAMIPNCAATRHAHVTLDGSGPAFLEPPVLSDYPQIDWAPDKGAIRVDLDNLTPEVVASWKQGDRLLLSGKMLTGRDAAHKRIADMLAKGEQLPVEFKGRVIYYVGPVDPVGEEIVGPAGPTTATRMDKFMEMMLGQGLLACVGKAERGPAATQSIAKHKSAYLMAVGGAAYLVARAIKGSKVVGFADLGMEAIYEFEVSDFPVTVAVDSEGQNVHVNAPLVWKKRISDEGLLEKA
- a CDS encoding transcriptional repressor is translated as MGKHDHPHVEASGASLAKAAQTALEGAGEAWTDMRAEIFDAVAEIGKPASAYEIADIVSQKRGKRVAPNSVYRILDLFVANNLVRRVESANAFVANSHPGCLHDCIFLICDSCGTAVHVDDDKLSTGVRAAANATGFAAERPVIEVRGKCAECQ
- a CDS encoding MerC domain-containing protein, translating into MTHVASPAPVLTRLGALVRAARDSRPLTSLSGDQLAMGLSGLCLVHCLATTIFFASIASVGGVFLDNHLFHEIGLVIAIGFALITLVSGVLSHGYMMPFAVGSFGLGMMAGALSRPHDGSEVIATMIGVAVVALGHDLNRRARH
- a CDS encoding helix-turn-helix domain-containing protein: MSMNQRDFYDNPVIQKAYTAKKLLDLAFLIQSQVTEVYAHKGMIFPVSCSSTLLFLSKRGPASVTEVARALRHPHQTVAQHIATLRKLHIIDKRADEADRRRIEYVLTDVGTAQAGLLDAYNMEAAEVFERLNRDIGTDLGDVLDIAIAALSRQTMADRFWDLFELGSAK
- a CDS encoding serine hydrolase domain-containing protein, yielding MMKKLLSFLLVLVVAAIGYWFVAPRQPVISDAATGFEGFATALIDEQAIPGLAIAVVKDRKIVHMRGYGFADLRSRKPMTPDTPMNIASISKPILGIVLLQLRAKGRLDLDADINGLLPFRVENPHAGGRPITIRQLATHTSSIADYYDTADYQAGADSPKPLTMHLRSLLSPGGAQYDGGAHYLDAKPGTVREYSNLGAGVAGAAAERAGGAPLAALARDNIFEPLGMTNSSWLLADYPAGKLATRYEVYQCLPYTSLCASTREPKRNYLIGKIFRPARADRRIEPYPQFGNPNYPDGGVNASARDLTLLAQSLLAGGKTGSGRLLSPASFDEMLKLQLPPSIDGRQRFFWRDRDGMTGHAGSDEGVYTSFYFDRAKGDAIVVLMNRTPDLETENAMARLFARIKTDLLRR
- a CDS encoding long-chain fatty acid--CoA ligase, translated to MDSRFSWSTDYHHPTAWDQEFPPLSLPDMLAASVARKGDAPMLDFLGREFGYAEVARGAARVARGLQQLGLGKDSRVGLFLPNVPHYVAAYYGALMAGATVVNFSPLYTVAELEAQVEDSGTDTLFTLSATALLPTALKVLDGSSLKRLVVGSVAGGLPAAKSVLYRLFKRSEVAPLPADPRVIRFSALTDNDGRPDPVAIDPEKDIALIQYTGGTTGTPKGAKLTHQNLTANARQVNAIDPDHDAEDRILGVLPFFHVFANTCVLNRTILNGGTITMLPRFDAKQALQAITRTKTTALPGVPTMYQALLDHPSLAATDFSSLRVCISGGAPMPAELREKFIAATGASLVEGYGLTESSGVVATNPYEGPVRPGTIGQPIPATHIRLLDKEDPTKDAPDGEPGELAVKGPQIMQGYWNRPDADRDSFTDDGWLRTGDVAVVEEGGYIRIVDRLKDMIAVGGFKVYPSVIEAHLHEHPAVKEAIVLGVPDAYRGEAPKAFVTLEDGFDVSGEALAAWLNPQLGKHERVKEVEVRLNLPKTMIGKLDRKALRADSASFGFAVPIGATGRS